In Abyssisolibacter fermentans, a single window of DNA contains:
- the secD gene encoding protein translocase subunit SecD, whose protein sequence is MNKRNAVIFLLIIAVVGMLTYSSFYGLNLGKFELVPVKDDIKLGLDLEGGVFVVLEAQTDLTGEDLKEKMIEAKSIISERVDGLGVTQPVIVIEGDKRIRIELPGIKNTQDALDMIGKTAKLEFTDPQGNVVLTGENVRKSKMGFDQYKKPAVDLQFDKDGAKKFAELTKILSTKSTDEERVIPIILDGKPISVPVLQRGLIISDGKAQITGKFTVDEASNLATLIRAGALPLEMKEMESSVIGPTLGLESLDKSVYAAGIGLIGIFLFMIIMYRIPGFIADIALTIFILLVLGSMILMKASLTLPGIAGLILSIGMAVDANVVIFERIKEELRAGKTIRSAVDAGFKRAIKTVMDANITTLIAGIVLFYFGTGPIKGFAVTLVIGIIASLITAVFVTKYLLKLIISLNITKNNKLYGA, encoded by the coding sequence ATGAACAAAAGAAATGCAGTAATATTTCTTTTAATTATAGCTGTAGTTGGGATGTTAACATATAGTTCCTTTTATGGCTTAAATCTTGGCAAATTTGAATTAGTTCCAGTAAAGGATGATATAAAGTTAGGACTGGATTTAGAGGGTGGAGTATTCGTAGTTTTAGAAGCTCAAACAGATTTAACTGGTGAAGATCTTAAGGAAAAAATGATTGAAGCTAAGTCTATAATTAGTGAAAGGGTTGATGGACTTGGAGTTACACAACCAGTTATTGTTATAGAAGGTGATAAGAGAATTAGAATAGAGCTTCCTGGTATAAAAAATACACAAGATGCTTTAGATATGATAGGCAAGACTGCTAAGTTAGAATTTACAGACCCACAAGGCAATGTGGTTTTAACAGGTGAAAATGTTCGTAAATCTAAAATGGGATTTGACCAATATAAAAAACCAGCTGTAGATTTACAATTTGATAAAGATGGTGCTAAAAAATTTGCTGAGCTAACTAAGATACTAAGTACCAAATCTACTGATGAGGAGAGAGTTATTCCTATTATACTTGACGGAAAACCAATTTCTGTTCCAGTATTACAACGAGGTTTGATAATATCAGATGGTAAAGCTCAAATAACTGGTAAATTCACAGTGGACGAAGCATCAAATTTAGCAACATTAATAAGAGCAGGTGCATTACCATTAGAAATGAAAGAAATGGAATCATCAGTTATTGGACCTACTTTAGGTTTAGAATCGTTAGATAAAAGTGTTTATGCTGCAGGAATTGGTCTAATAGGAATATTCTTATTCATGATTATCATGTACAGAATCCCAGGCTTCATAGCTGATATTGCCTTAACTATATTTATATTATTAGTATTAGGTTCAATGATACTAATGAAAGCATCATTGACTTTACCTGGTATAGCAGGTTTAATATTATCAATTGGTATGGCTGTTGATGCAAATGTAGTAATATTTGAAAGAATTAAAGAAGAATTAAGAGCGGGCAAGACAATTCGTTCTGCAGTGGATGCAGGTTTTAAAAGGGCAATAAAAACTGTTATGGATGCTAATATTACAACTTTAATTGCAGGTATTGTTTTATTCTATTTTGGAACTGGTCCAATAAAAGGTTTTGCAGTAACATTAGTAATAGGTATAATTGCTTCGCTGATAACTGCTGTCTTTGTTACAAAATATCTGCTTAAGTTAATTATTAGTTTAAATATTACTAAAAATAACAAGTTATATGGAGCATAG
- a CDS encoding gamma carbonic anhydrase family protein codes for MLIEYDGEIPQYHNSCFIADSAAVIGNVELGENTSIWYNCVLRGDVNAIKIGNNTNIQDGSVIHVNDTIPTVVGDCVTVGHKAILHSCKIGNNVLVGMGSIILDGSEIEDNVLIGAGSVVTPGKKIPSGSLVLGSPARVIRELTEDEICKLKESAKDYVIYAQKHKK; via the coding sequence ATGCTCATTGAATATGATGGAGAAATTCCTCAATATCATAATTCATGTTTTATTGCAGATAGTGCAGCAGTAATAGGAAATGTTGAATTAGGAGAAAATACAAGTATATGGTATAATTGTGTATTAAGAGGAGATGTAAATGCAATAAAAATAGGTAATAACACTAATATTCAGGATGGAAGTGTAATACATGTAAATGATACAATTCCTACTGTTGTTGGAGATTGTGTCACAGTAGGTCATAAAGCTATACTTCATTCTTGTAAAATTGGAAATAATGTTTTAGTAGGTATGGGATCAATAATACTTGATGGCTCAGAAATAGAAGATAATGTACTAATTGGAGCTGGTAGTGTTGTTACACCTGGTAAAAAAATACCATCTGGTTCTTTAGTTTTGGGTTCTCCAGCTAGAGTTATAAGAGAATTAACTGAAGATGAAATATGTAAGTTAAAAGAATCAGCAAAAGATTATGTAATTTATGCTCAAAAGCATAAGAAATAA